GGCCAAAGGCACGGTGAAGCGAACCCACGGCGGCGCACGCTTAACCAATCCCCGATCGGACGAATTTACCTTCTCCAGTCGCGACACCCACCAGAGCAACGAGAAGGAAGCCATCGGACGGGCGTGTGCGGAGCTGATCCATCCGAACCAGAGCGTGATCCTCGATGCGGGGAGCACGGTGTTCCACGTCGCCCGCTATCTCGAGACCAAGTCGCCGCAGATCATTACGAATTCGCTACCCATCGCGAACTTGTATTCCTCCAACAGTCGGGTGGAGGTCGTGCTCTCCGGAGGAGTCATCTATCCGCGCCTCGAGGTTCTGGTGGGACCACTGGCGGTAGAAGCGTTCTCCCGCATTCACGCCGATGTGGCGGTGATGAGCAGCGGAGGGATTACCCCGGATGGAATCACCAACTCTCACGGGCTATTGATCGAAATTCAAAGGGCGATGATCCATGCGGCAAAGCGTGTGATCTTCTGCCTCGACCACACCAAGCTAGGTCGCCAGTCGCTTTCCCCGCTCTGCGGGCTGGACTCAGTGGATGTCGTGGTGACGGATTCCAAAGCCGAGCCTGCTCAGATCGCGATCCTGCGGGAGCATGGGATTGAAGTGATCGTGGCCTAGCAGCAACCACCGCCGACGCGATGAGACGGCTGTGGTAAGGTCCGGAAACATCATCGCATCGCGTCGACGGTGGTTGCTGCTAGAAAGCACTGCGTGCGGGGAGGCAAAAGGCAAGGAAGCCAACCGTACAAGGCAGGGAGAGACTCCGTCGAGCCCACGCAGGCCCAATAGTTACAAGGGTGGAATAAGCCACGGCGAGGAGCGATAAGGGGTGATCGAAGTCAACAGGCCTTATCAGGCTAGCCCTATCGCGATGATTTCCAGGGCATCGCTCAGCACAAAAGGGCCTGACAACCCCAGCTCGGAGTCGGGGTGGACATGAGTCTGACAGGCTGCTAGGCCGATCCTGAGGAGCGTGCGAAATTGACGGAATCGCGGAAGCGTTTGTTGTCCGCGCGAATCCGCGCAGCCAAACTTTTACCGAGCGCAAAGAGCAGCGGGGTGGCCAGCTCCGGAACCTGCGCACAGATCTGATTCAGCGAGTCGCCAGTCAGCTTTACCACGCTGGTGTCGCGATTTGCGATGACATCCGCCGATCGTGGACCATCATCAAACAAGGCCATCTCTCCGAAGAACTCTCCCGCTTCCAAAGTGGCGAGGACCGATTCTTTACCCGCGATCAACAACCGGACGCGCACCTCGCCCGTCAGGATGAAATACATCGCATCCCCCGGTTGTCCTTGCCGAGTGATCTCGACAGCCTGTGAGATCTCGCTGAGTTCCAGAAACGGGATCAGCTTTTCCAACAGCTCGTCCGACAGCCCGGCCAGCAGCTTGATCCGGCGC
This sequence is a window from Verrucomicrobiales bacterium. Protein-coding genes within it:
- a CDS encoding DeoR/GlpR transcriptional regulator → MQAEERQRRIEEYLHKVEFASLDELSERVDASSSTVRRDLQALEAKGTVKRTHGGARLTNPRSDEFTFSSRDTHQSNEKEAIGRACAELIHPNQSVILDAGSTVFHVARYLETKSPQIITNSLPIANLYSSNSRVEVVLSGGVIYPRLEVLVGPLAVEAFSRIHADVAVMSSGGITPDGITNSHGLLIEIQRAMIHAAKRVIFCLDHTKLGRQSLSPLCGLDSVDVVVTDSKAEPAQIAILREHGIEVIVA
- a CDS encoding cyclic nucleotide-binding domain-containing protein; translated protein: MDASATDVGYRIWGADRAVYGPVELPILVSWIREERVLPETWVFSEAQNQWLKAAQCSELQMMFRRRGGASASPGDDLSVPNSLAGIKPASLRRIKLLAGLSDELLEKLIPFLELSEISQAVEITRQGQPGDAMYFILTGEVRVRLLIAGKESVLATLEAGEFFGEMALFDDGPRSADVIANRDTSVVKLTGDSLNQICAQVPELATPLLFALGKSLAARIRADNKRFRDSVNFARSSGSA